The genomic window TGAACCGTTTATGTGCTGTGTGAATACCCGGAGCAGTATCTATCACCTCGATCCCACTGTTATTATGGTACTTTATTATTAGGGGATGCATGAACTGAGTGCTGCCGTGGCCAAGCGTGGGTGCAAAGCTGTAGGGGAATTTCCCTTGGCCAGAAATCACCACGTAGCAGTATCCATCACCTCAATCCCACGGTTATTCTTATAAGTGGTTATTAGGggatgaatgaaccgagtgttTCCGTGCCCACGCGTGGGTGCAAagctgtaggggaaattcccttgaCCAGAAATCACCACGTTGTCGTCAGGAAATGTCGGACCATGTCGGACGCACTGAAAATACGGGTCcaactacttgccgtcaactacTTGCCAACTCAACGTCAACTCGCTAGGTGCCGTAAACTCACCATCACAACCTCcagtaattatttaaaatccTCAAAAGAGTCATAGAAATGCAAAGTATTAGCCAAAAGAGAATTTTTACTAGTTTTGGTTACATTTCGGTAATAAAATGAGGGGTTTTTTTATCGTGAAAACAATTATCTTGAGGCGGCAAAAGccgtcggccgccatcttgcttcttCACAGAGCTTGTATTGTACAtcatggacaacagagggcgctttcctgcatttggAACTGTTTTGGCCATACAGCTATATAAAATAGCATCGGTCGTGTTGACGGTGAGTTGACCAACACAAGCGAATCGACTGTGAATAGCCATGCACATGTATAGTGATGATTGTGAACGCATTGGAATAAAAATAGCGGCACCAGGTTTTTCCTCCATGGGTTTTTAGAGATCGCAACACTCCAATCGATTAAGGTACAAATATGATTTAATTGCTTCAGAGCCAGTGatgtaaaacaaagaaatattacgttttctgtttcatggaatatggatgtAATGTTAATTCAGTAATTTTCATCAAGGCGGTTTGAATAAAATTTATCTAATTTACgcagtccatttttttttttttttttctttttaacacaacagtcatgttttgtttgtcttgtcttcgTCCTTgcggtaaaactgtttttagcgTGCGATTGGGCCATTGTTGTCCCCTTCTGAAGGGTACTTTcgattttcaaaaatcttcacgCTATCGTCATATCGGCGATATTTACCTGACGATATATCGCCAGTCAAAATTTTCGATATCGTCCAGGGCTACAGTGACTGTTGATATTGTAATAATTTaataagaaaatactgtttgtacatgaattatgaataataataaaacaataaaaagcgATTGGTAACCTTTATTTTTAGagagtgggggtgggggggggggaagatcTGTTAACATGTGTACAGCAGCAGCTTTAAGCTTTCTCTAATTTGCCCTTTATCTGAACTTACAGTAAAAAATCAAAcctgaaaagtgtttgaaaattGAACAAAAGTAATGTTTAAACCAAGTATCATAACACTGCATTGATTATTACATGAGAAATCACGGCCGCAATGTAGCGGTCGTTGTTGACTGCGTTTGCCTATACTGCTGTACaaatagtcttggcccaagacgatggtgcttgattctggatagtttactacgcgcggttgaatcgccaaagcgcgcccgccacggtatgatttaattacgtggacggcttgaaatctagactacactctgcaattacgtggacggcttgaaatctagactacactctgcaagcttgccgagtgtagtctagatttcaagcgtccacgtaactaaatcataccgtggcaggcgcgctttggcgattcaaccgcgcgtagtacactatccagaatcaagcaccatcgtcttgggccaagactactgTACAAATGGCTGTCATATTGAAACTTTTGATTTTGATCGCAACTCGCGAGCGGGGCATGTTCGCGCATGCGTATTTCTcgaaccccccagatcattaaacattttattcaaaggtatgcaacaagGTATGCGTTTtggttcacgacattgcaaaacaaatcgcatacgtgtgcgcatatattcgcgatttggttcacgacattgcatacgtgtgcgcacatattcgcgatttggttcacgacattgcatacgtgtgcgcacatattctcgatttgtttcacgacattgcatacgtatgtgACACGTTTGCaatgtgcgatgtcccttcagggccaccatacctGAGACTGCTATGATGAATTCTTAAACTGATTGATCATATTGGTCAAACTAATCGAATTTGACGCATCataaacgaaatcgaatgacccttttcagtagcattcgatttcgcgcgaaaatGAATAGCGTGATGAATTGGCTGCCCATTTGCCGAAATGTTCTCATAAAAATAAAGCTAACTATTTTGCACAAAAGTCAATCAGAGGTATGAATCCTGTGAGAGGTTCCAATAAAAAGCAAGTTCCTACCACTGACAACTCATGTTTGGATGGTTCATGCAAAGGCAATCTGCCGTATGAGTCTTTTGACGGAAATTTATGAAAAATACCATATACATGATGTATGGCAATAAAACATGTTGTTCATTCATGCACGTGGATTATGTGAAATGATTCCAGATGAGTTTGTATTGTAGTATAAGGATAGATTACTTAGGCTATAAATGAAGAGATATGTTGGACTTCAAAAAGAATTAGTCTTGTCTCGagtaacttgggactagccttaagttgtTAATATCttctataggactagtcctaagttaatatcttctataggactagtcctaagttatattaggactagttctaagtaaAGTCATTGTAAAATCGCACCCGGGGTCAGCGTCGATCCGGATCATGGGTCCCGGGGCTCGACCCAGTTGTGGTTCAGGCTGATCCGATAACTGTGTTTGGATTTGAACTGAAGATACTGCGCCAGTTTGACCTAGGCCATTATGAAACAGATTCAGGATCACGTTGATCCAGATGGGTCAGACCCACGTGAAACCACGAACCGGGTCAAAACTGGCACCGGGGTTTTGAGAGTGTGACACGTTTTCCACTTATAGTAACACAAGCAGTACGCTGCCATTTTATAATACACAAAAATAAGCATGGTAATTCAGAGCACACTTAAAACTTGGGaaaatgcttaaagacactggacactttgggaaatagtcaaagaccagacttctcactttgtgtatctcaacatatacataaaaaaaaaacctatgaaaacttgaactcatttggtcgtcagagttgctagataataatgaaatacaaaaacacccttgtcacacgaagttttgtgctttcagatgcttgatttcgagacctcaaaatctaattctgaggtttcgaaatcaaatttgtggaaaattacttctctctcgaaaactacgttatccttctcaaaataattattagcataaaatcttacttggtaacgagtaatggtgagctgTTCATAGTTCTACAACATTGGGAGAAACTGCTCTCTATGACAGAGGAAGCAGTTTCTCCCAATGTTGTAGAGCTAccaacgtctccccattactcgttaccaagtaagattttatgctaataattattttgagtaattattaatagtgtccactgctttaaagAATCGGTTGTGGCAAAATGAAGTTATTTTTTCCTGTATACTGATGCTTTATATCTTTATATTTTCTGTTCAGTTTACAAAATGGAGAGTGTGGTGAGTCGTTGTGTCTGGTTTGTCACCATACTTGCACTCTTACACGGCCAAGCTCAAGGTCAACTCACACCTATTGCGCCAGGTTGCAGTGGGATATCTAGAGGTACACACTTCATTGTTGGCTTTACTGATAACGTCCAAACCGGGATATCAAGCAGAGAGTTGTTCATTTTAGTGGTTGCATTCAACAATCAGCAAACCACAAGTGTGACCATAAGCAGTAAACACCAAGTTGGTGGCAAGCCCTTCACAGAAACCTTTGATGTAGATCAAAGTGGATTTAAACAAGTGAAAGTGCCAGTGGAACTAACAATGGCTGACACTGATAGAAGCTTCAAAACCATCGATATATCTGCGACAAACGAGGTCTCTGCATACGGTTTAATGTATCAGGACTTTACAACGGACGCCTTCCTCGGTATTCCAACGAACAATCTGGGGATGCAGTACGTGGTGGTAACGCCAACACGTACCCTTACTGGCCATTTTGCCATCATTGGAACTGACACAGACTCCACCAACGTTCAAGTGACAATGCAAGGAACTGCAACATTTGAAGGAAGGTCATATAGCCGAGGTGACATTCTGAGTTTCACGTTGAGTTACCAAGAAGCCGTGCAGATACAAAGTGCGGATGACTTAACCGGGAGCATCATTCAAGCTGACAAACCAGTTGCAGTATTCAGTGGCAGCGAATGTGAAAGCAACCCTGGCTCTGCATGCGATACGCTAACGGAGCAGCTGGTACCCGTTAAGAGTTGGGGGCAGGAGCACATTTACACCGCATCCCGATCTACAGACACCAACCAATACTACATTGTTTCCTACTTTCCAGGAACTAATGTTTCAATCCCGTATCTGGAGACTCTAACATTAAATGCGGGAGACTCATGGGAAGGAATTTTAGCTGGTTCTGGTGTAGTTACCTCAACGAATCCGATTCTGATGATGCAGCGACTAGCGACAATTAACGGCGTTACTGTCGATCCTTCCCTGATACAGGTACCGGCTGTAGAGCAGTTTGGGTCTAGGTTTGGGTTTACGACGCCTCCTTATTCTGGAGGTAATGCAGAGGGTTTCTTTAATTTCATCACCATTGTCGTGAAAAGAGATGCACGTCAAACTGTTAACCTCAACAACGCCCCAATCATCGTTACTGACGGCATCCTATCCATAGATGAGCACGACGTTCCTGAATCTGACTACATCTCAATTACTATCCAAGTACCTAAAGGGGAAAGCGTTTATTACGTAGACAGTCAGTCGTCACCAGTGTCTGTTATTGTATATGGTTACGAGCATGCTGAGACATACGGTTACGCTGCAGGTTTGTCCCTGAATAGTAACAAGCAGCATCTGAGTTTCACACCATACTTCCTGAGGGAGCTTGGTGGAGAAAGGTTCAGTATCACTGTACCTTGCGTCCAATTCAGTAATGATGTTAGTAATGATCGAAAGTGCAAATTCTCTACAGGTGTTGGAGATGTTGTGGTTGATGGTGTTCGAACCggcagctatactcttgaatgcATTACCCCTGCCTTCTACAAGAATGGTCTGACAGCAGTCTATGTATCCCTAGATGGTGGTAGCACCTTTCCATACTCTGGTGTCGTTTATATTCCATCAGAAGAAGACCTTCCACCACTCGTAACTGTCCAGCAGATGACCCAAGAAGCCGGTAGCCGTGTCATTGATCTCAACTCAGCTGACCCGATCTTAATTTCCTGGGATCGCACATTAGTCGGGGATCACGTTTCCCAAGTAACGGTGATGGTTCGAGTTTCAAGTTACAACACTGATGGGTTTCCAGTTCTAATAGAAGGAGTTGCTGTGAAAAGTAATGTTATCAACAATGGCACTCTTCATATTCCTGGCCTGGACTTGGAAACAGTTATCAATCCCACAAGTGACGAACCTTCTCTTGTAGCGTTTTATGTCACTCAATACAAACAGCGGCGTCGAAGGGACAACGTTTACGCTCTAAGAATCTATTCTGGGTTAATGCACGTAATCAAATCAGTTGCAAATATCCCATGTTCAGTTTTCAGTCGTCAGTTGGATGATGTTGCTTCTGGCTTAGATCCATGCCCCTGTACTTCAAATCAAGCAAATGTGAATTCTGTAGGCTTTGTGAAAGCAAACTTCTTCAATTCTTTTTTCCACCCCGGGGCGCAGAATTGCTTTAGGTCGACCACATCCTCGTCAACAGGTTCAGGTCAGCAGTGTTGCTATGATAATAACGGAGACATCCTGGTTGGCTCCCCTGGAGGAGGAACAGCCGATAGATACGCACCTGGGGATCATTTCTGGTTCCATCAATGGTATGACGTCTTGCCATGGCTCGGATGCTGCAAACTGTCCGACAACTGTGAGGCGTATTACGACAAACGACCATCAGATGACTGCTCTGAGTACGTCCCTCCTCGACCTGCTGGAGGTAGAGGAGACCCTCATATCACGAGTCTCGACGGGAAGAGGTTCACCTTCAACGGAGCTGGAGAGTTCCTGATGGCTTCATCGACTCTTCATAACCTGACATTCCAAGCCCGTATGGAGGTCTACCGAGATACCAACGCGTCAGTGTATACTGCAGTCGTCATTCAGACCAACGATTCCGCTAAGGTGCAGGTGCAGAGGTCCAACATGAACCAGACCATGATCCTTGTAGATGGTGAGATGATACTCCTGGCTTCCAGCCCGATTCCAGTTCAATACCACAAGGGGCTTCGAATCAGCTTCAATCGAGACTTCTCAGAGATTAAAATCACTTTGAAATCTGGTGTTGCTCTCATCGTTTACGTCAAACCAGAAGTGATGTCTTTTATTGCTCAACTGGACACAAAGTTCAAAGGTCAAGTTCATGGGCTGATGGGTAATATGAATGAAAACCCGGATGACGATTTACAATATCTGAATGGCTCTTCATTAAACACTAATGCATCGATGTATGAGGTTCATGAATTAGGGTTGGAATGGTTAGTTGCCGAGGAAGACTccatttttaaatacatttccCCTTACGACTACAAAACGTACCTATTCCCTGAATTCTCCCCAAATCTCGTCACTCCTGATCCAAATCTCATCAGTCAAGAAATCAAGGACCTCTGTGGGGAGTCATTTGAATGCATTTTCGACGCCATGACGACTGGTAGCCTGTCGTTTGCCAACGAAACCCTCCTGGTAACCGGTATCTTGGAGACTATACAGATGTACTCCATTAAAATTTTCAGTTGTGGATTTCCGGGGAAAGTAGAGAATGGGAAAATAAATGGGTCAGTTTACTTGGAGAATTCAACCCTTAGGGTCAGCTGTGACGTTGGGTTTAACCAACAGGGGTCTGCCTCACTCTGGTGTCAGGGTGATGGTCAATGGTCTTCCGATCTGCCTGTGTGTGTTGAAGAGTCAAAACAGATCAATGTCgttgttgttttactcattgctCTCGCTAGTTGTACTGCTACCGTCATGGCCGTTTTGTTGATATGGGCAATTCTccagaaacaaaaatacttgTAAGCCTACCCAGGTAGCATGCGAACGTTGAATCAACGTTTACATTTGGTTAGCAGGGTTGATTTTTGGTTACTATTGCTTATTGGTAATATACTAACGTTACTCAAACGTTAATTTAGTGTTAGAAAGGTAAATGTTATattatggttaaaaaaaaaacgttgaatAAACGTTTGTAATCAGTGTGTGTTCGTTTGTGGTTATAAAATAACATTcacaaatacataaataaatataaaaaaattgaaaaaaaaaccaaaaaaatttcaaacctcgaattttcaattgtttaagactttgtttttttaacgttttttaacaaaagagcatttatgaatgggaataaaagagtagtgactcgttcagGGTCGTtgccttgcagggtcgttgccgtgcgataaccgtctgttataaaatgcatatggttagaaaggtgttttaaaagtagaatacaatgatacacacaaatttgccttgaaactgtgtggttttctttttactttgcgaactaacacggtcggccatttatgggagtaaaaactttgactccgataaatggccgaccgtgttagtcaacgaggtaaaaggaaaaccgtacaatttcgaggcatctttgtgtggatcattgtattctacttttaaaacatctttctaaccatatgcattttataacaaacggtaaacGCTGTCAAGTATGCGTTATATAAGGTTAAGATCACACGTGTTGAAGTTGGGGGAAGGCTAAATATCCAATTCAAGGGTTATGAtcgaaaaatacaaaaagctACATGAACatactaaaaaattattcatcattttgaatttttttttttaaataggtcTAATAATATGAAAAATGGTTTGTcttggtttgtttgttaatgGACAGGTGATAACTACTTGGATT from Asterias amurensis chromosome 17, ASM3211899v1 includes these protein-coding regions:
- the LOC139949458 gene encoding sushi domain-containing protein 2-like, which codes for MESVVSRCVWFVTILALLHGQAQGQLTPIAPGCSGISRGTHFIVGFTDNVQTGISSRELFILVVAFNNQQTTSVTISSKHQVGGKPFTETFDVDQSGFKQVKVPVELTMADTDRSFKTIDISATNEVSAYGLMYQDFTTDAFLGIPTNNLGMQYVVVTPTRTLTGHFAIIGTDTDSTNVQVTMQGTATFEGRSYSRGDILSFTLSYQEAVQIQSADDLTGSIIQADKPVAVFSGSECESNPGSACDTLTEQLVPVKSWGQEHIYTASRSTDTNQYYIVSYFPGTNVSIPYLETLTLNAGDSWEGILAGSGVVTSTNPILMMQRLATINGVTVDPSLIQVPAVEQFGSRFGFTTPPYSGGNAEGFFNFITIVVKRDARQTVNLNNAPIIVTDGILSIDEHDVPESDYISITIQVPKGESVYYVDSQSSPVSVIVYGYEHAETYGYAAGLSLNSNKQHLSFTPYFLRELGGERFSITVPCVQFSNDVSNDRKCKFSTGVGDVVVDGVRTGSYTLECITPAFYKNGLTAVYVSLDGGSTFPYSGVVYIPSEEDLPPLVTVQQMTQEAGSRVIDLNSADPILISWDRTLVGDHVSQVTVMVRVSSYNTDGFPVLIEGVAVKSNVINNGTLHIPGLDLETVINPTSDEPSLVAFYVTQYKQRRRRDNVYALRIYSGLMHVIKSVANIPCSVFSRQLDDVASGLDPCPCTSNQANVNSVGFVKANFFNSFFHPGAQNCFRSTTSSSTGSGQQCCYDNNGDILVGSPGGGTADRYAPGDHFWFHQWYDVLPWLGCCKLSDNCEAYYDKRPSDDCSEYVPPRPAGGRGDPHITSLDGKRFTFNGAGEFLMASSTLHNLTFQARMEVYRDTNASVYTAVVIQTNDSAKVQVQRSNMNQTMILVDGEMILLASSPIPVQYHKGLRISFNRDFSEIKITLKSGVALIVYVKPEVMSFIAQLDTKFKGQVHGLMGNMNENPDDDLQYLNGSSLNTNASMYEVHELGLEWLVAEEDSIFKYISPYDYKTYLFPEFSPNLVTPDPNLISQEIKDLCGESFECIFDAMTTGSLSFANETLLVTGILETIQMYSIKIFSCGFPGKVENGKINGSVYLENSTLRVSCDVGFNQQGSASLWCQGDGQWSSDLPVCVEESKQINVVVVLLIALASCTATVMAVLLIWAILQKQKYL